From Cognatishimia activa, one genomic window encodes:
- the groL gene encoding chaperonin GroEL (60 kDa chaperone family; promotes refolding of misfolded polypeptides especially under stressful conditions; forms two stacked rings of heptamers to form a barrel-shaped 14mer; ends can be capped by GroES; misfolded proteins enter the barrel where they are refolded when GroES binds): protein MAKDVKFDTDARNAMLRGVNVLADAVKVTLGPKGRNVVLDKSFGAPRITKDGVSVAKEIELEDKFENMGAQMVKEVASRTNDEAGDGTTTATVLAQAIVREGLKQVAAGLNPMDLKRGIDLATAKVVEGIKASARDVKDSAEVAQVGTISANGEAEIGQQIADAMQKVGNEGVITVEENKGLETETDVVEGMQFDRGYLSPYFVTNPDKMIADLEDCMILLHEKKLSSLQPMVPLLEQVIQSQKPLLIIAEDVEGEALATLVVNKLRGGLKIAAVKAPGFGDRRKAMLQDIAILTGGQVISEDLGMKLESVTMDMLGTAKKVEITKDETTVVDGAGNKAEIEARVAQIRTQIEETTSDYDREKLQERVAKLAGGVAVIRVGGMTEVEVKERKDRVDDALNATRAAVQEGVIVGGGVALVQAGKALAALEGANADQNAGIKIVAKAIEAPLRQIAENSGVDGAVVAGKIRESADTSFGFNAQTEEYGDMFSFGVIDPAKVTRTALEDAASIAGLLITTEAMIADKPAKDGGAPAMPDMGGMGGMGGMM from the coding sequence ATGGCAAAAGACGTCAAATTTGATACCGATGCACGTAACGCGATGCTGCGCGGCGTGAACGTACTGGCAGACGCTGTAAAAGTTACTCTGGGCCCAAAAGGCCGTAACGTTGTGCTGGACAAATCCTTCGGCGCACCACGCATCACCAAAGACGGTGTCTCTGTTGCGAAGGAAATCGAACTGGAAGACAAGTTCGAGAACATGGGCGCACAGATGGTGAAAGAAGTTGCTTCTCGCACCAACGACGAAGCAGGCGACGGCACAACAACCGCGACTGTTCTGGCGCAAGCGATCGTTCGTGAAGGTCTGAAGCAGGTTGCAGCTGGCCTGAACCCAATGGACCTGAAGCGCGGCATCGACCTGGCGACTGCAAAAGTTGTTGAAGGCATCAAGGCATCTGCACGCGACGTTAAAGATTCTGCAGAAGTTGCACAGGTTGGCACAATCTCTGCGAACGGCGAAGCAGAAATCGGTCAGCAAATCGCGGACGCGATGCAGAAGGTTGGCAACGAAGGTGTTATCACCGTTGAAGAAAACAAAGGTCTGGAAACAGAAACAGACGTTGTTGAAGGCATGCAGTTCGACCGCGGCTACCTGTCCCCATACTTCGTAACCAACCCAGACAAGATGATTGCAGACCTGGAAGACTGCATGATCCTGCTGCACGAGAAGAAACTTTCTTCCCTGCAGCCAATGGTTCCACTGCTCGAGCAGGTGATCCAGTCTCAGAAGCCTCTCTTGATCATCGCAGAAGATGTTGAAGGTGAAGCGCTGGCAACTCTGGTTGTAAACAAACTGCGCGGCGGTCTGAAAATCGCAGCAGTGAAAGCACCTGGCTTCGGCGACCGTCGTAAAGCAATGCTGCAAGACATCGCGATCCTGACAGGCGGCCAAGTTATCTCTGAAGATCTTGGCATGAAGCTTGAGTCCGTAACCATGGACATGCTGGGCACCGCGAAGAAAGTTGAGATCACCAAAGACGAAACAACCGTCGTTGATGGCGCTGGCAACAAAGCAGAGATCGAAGCACGTGTTGCTCAGATCCGTACTCAGATCGAAGAAACCACTTCCGACTACGATCGTGAAAAACTGCAAGAGCGTGTTGCCAAACTGGCAGGCGGTGTTGCTGTGATCCGCGTTGGCGGCATGACCGAAGTTGAAGTGAAAGAACGCAAAGACCGCGTTGACGATGCCCTGAACGCGACCCGCGCAGCGGTTCAAGAAGGTGTTATCGTTGGTGGTGGTGTTGCTCTGGTTCAGGCTGGTAAAGCACTGGCAGCTCTGGAAGGCGCAAACGCTGACCAGAACGCAGGTATCAAGATCGTTGCAAAGGCAATCGAAGCGCCTCTGCGTCAGATCGCTGAGAACTCCGGTGTTGACGGTGCTGTTGTTGCGGGCAAAATCCGCGAGAGCGCAGACACTTCATTTGGTTTCAACGCTCAGACCGAAGAATATGGCGATATGTTCTCCTTCGGTGTGATCGACCCAGCGAAAGTGACACGTACTGCACTGGAAGATGCTGCATCCATCGCAGGTCTGTTGATCACAACAGAAGCGATGATTGCTGACAAGCCAGCGAAAGACGGTGGCGCACCTGCAATGCCTGACATGGGCGGCATGGGCGGCATGGGCGGCATGATGTAA
- a CDS encoding DUF2161 domain-containing phosphodiesterase has protein sequence MKETELYGPVKAWLEGQGFDVKAEVGAADVVACRADEDPVIVELKIGFSLTLLQQAIARQRLSDWVYVAVPRWKGKSAWRSFKANVGLCKRLGVGVISVNLADQTIHVHADPAEFRPRKSKPRKGALLKEFSRRVGDPNLGGTNGKIVTGYQQEAERCLAFVIEHGASRGADVAKGAGAPSATAIMRDNHYGWFNKVERGVYAASPEGLARSQS, from the coding sequence ATGAAAGAAACCGAGTTATATGGTCCGGTGAAGGCCTGGCTTGAGGGGCAGGGGTTTGACGTTAAGGCGGAGGTCGGCGCGGCGGATGTCGTGGCCTGTCGGGCGGATGAAGACCCGGTCATTGTCGAGCTGAAAATTGGGTTTTCTCTGACGTTGTTACAACAAGCCATCGCGCGCCAGCGCTTGTCGGACTGGGTTTACGTAGCCGTGCCTCGTTGGAAGGGTAAATCGGCGTGGCGGTCTTTCAAAGCCAATGTTGGGCTGTGTAAACGGCTTGGTGTTGGTGTGATTTCAGTGAATCTGGCAGATCAGACGATCCACGTGCATGCAGACCCAGCGGAGTTCCGTCCGCGAAAATCAAAACCCCGCAAGGGGGCCTTGCTGAAAGAGTTCAGCCGTAGGGTGGGCGACCCGAACCTCGGCGGCACAAACGGCAAGATCGTTACCGGTTATCAGCAGGAAGCCGAGCGGTGTTTGGCATTTGTGATCGAACATGGCGCGAGCCGAGGCGCTGATGTGGCGAAAGGGGCAGGCGCGCCTTCCGCCACCGCTATTATGCGTGACAACCATTATGGCTGGTTCAACAAGGTTGAGCGCGGTGTTTATGCGGCGAGCCCTGAAGGACTCGCCAGAAGCCAGTCTTAA
- a CDS encoding hydrogen peroxide-inducible genes activator — protein MINFTLKHFRYFDALARHGHFGRAAEACSISQPALSVQIKELEAMMEAPLVERTARQIRLTTLGEEFLVRARKVLTEVEAMGDLARLSEGPIKGTLRMGVIPTIAPYLLPAFIRGLSDELPDLELRPREAVTQTLLEDLRHSRLDFIVAALPVSEPAFQEFPLFDEEFILVRAAQDADKPVPSPKKLQEMKLLLLEEGHCFRDQALSFCDIKKSDPSLLMEGSSLATLVQMVDAGLGLTLIPEMAVPLERRGTSVSLAQFQDATPKRTIGMIWRKTNPLEQQLKGLAEILKEIGETQRWHFEEGV, from the coding sequence ATGATTAACTTCACCCTCAAACATTTCCGCTATTTTGATGCGCTGGCGCGGCATGGGCATTTTGGTCGTGCGGCTGAGGCCTGTTCGATTTCCCAACCCGCGCTTTCGGTTCAGATCAAAGAGTTAGAGGCCATGATGGAGGCGCCGCTGGTGGAACGCACCGCGCGCCAGATCAGGCTGACGACCTTGGGCGAAGAGTTCCTTGTGCGGGCGCGCAAAGTGCTGACTGAGGTGGAGGCCATGGGGGACCTCGCACGATTGTCAGAAGGGCCGATCAAAGGCACGCTTCGCATGGGGGTTATTCCAACGATTGCGCCGTATTTATTGCCTGCTTTTATTCGGGGCCTCTCCGACGAACTGCCTGACCTTGAGCTGCGCCCCAGAGAAGCGGTGACGCAGACTTTGCTGGAAGATCTGCGACATTCACGGTTGGATTTCATTGTGGCGGCCTTGCCGGTGTCAGAGCCCGCCTTTCAGGAATTTCCTCTGTTTGATGAGGAATTCATTCTGGTTCGCGCTGCCCAGGACGCCGATAAACCCGTACCAAGCCCGAAGAAATTGCAGGAAATGAAATTGTTGCTTCTGGAAGAGGGGCATTGCTTCCGCGATCAGGCGCTTTCTTTCTGTGACATCAAGAAATCTGATCCGAGCCTTCTGATGGAAGGATCATCTCTCGCGACGCTTGTGCAGATGGTCGACGCGGGCCTTGGGCTGACGCTGATCCCTGAGATGGCGGTGCCTTTGGAACGGCGCGGCACATCCGTTTCACTGGCCCAGTTTCAGGACGCTACACCGAAACGCACCATTGGCATGATCTGGCGGAAAACCAACCCTCTGGAACAACAGCTCAAAGGCCTCGCGGAAATTCTGAAAGAGATCGGTGAAACCCAGCGTTGGCACTTTGAGGAAGGCGTTTGA
- a CDS encoding manganese-dependent inorganic pyrophosphatase: MTTLVFGHKSPDTDSTGSPIIWAWYLNEIKGEKAEAVLLGEPNTEAAFVVEKWGCPKPRIVSEFDAGQAAVIVDTNNPAELPDNVNDLDVQAIIDHHKLVGGLETKGPIDITIRPLACTATIMYDLMGDDAVKMPDWVKGLTLSCILSDTLEFRSPTTTDHDKALAEKLASELNLDLGAYASEMFEAKSDISAFSDAELIRMDSKEYEVDGTKFRVSVLETTAPKLVLDRKDSLMASFKDVEAEDGVDQVLLFVVDILNEEATLFVPNDLVKTVAAKSFGADATSDLLVLPGIMSRKKQIIPNLKV, from the coding sequence ATGACGACTCTGGTATTTGGCCATAAATCCCCCGACACAGACTCCACCGGTTCCCCAATCATCTGGGCGTGGTACCTGAACGAAATCAAAGGTGAAAAAGCAGAGGCCGTTCTGCTGGGTGAGCCAAACACCGAAGCGGCATTTGTTGTAGAAAAATGGGGCTGCCCAAAGCCACGGATCGTATCTGAATTCGACGCAGGCCAAGCGGCTGTCATCGTTGACACAAACAACCCGGCAGAGCTGCCAGACAATGTGAATGACCTGGACGTGCAGGCGATCATCGACCACCACAAACTGGTGGGAGGCCTGGAAACCAAAGGCCCGATCGACATCACAATCCGTCCGCTGGCCTGCACCGCAACCATCATGTACGACCTGATGGGTGACGACGCGGTGAAAATGCCAGATTGGGTCAAAGGCCTGACCTTGTCATGTATCCTGTCAGACACATTGGAATTCCGCTCCCCGACCACTACCGACCACGACAAAGCGCTGGCAGAAAAACTGGCAAGCGAGCTGAACTTGGATCTGGGCGCATATGCGTCTGAGATGTTTGAAGCCAAATCCGACATCTCTGCCTTCTCTGATGCAGAGCTGATCCGCATGGATTCCAAAGAATACGAAGTCGACGGCACAAAGTTCCGTGTCTCCGTTCTGGAAACCACCGCGCCTAAACTGGTTCTGGATCGCAAAGACAGCCTGATGGCCTCCTTCAAAGACGTCGAAGCAGAAGATGGTGTTGATCAGGTTCTGCTGTTCGTCGTGGACATACTGAACGAAGAAGCGACCCTGTTTGTACCGAACGACTTGGTAAAAACCGTTGCCGCGAAGTCCTTTGGTGCCGACGCCACAAGCGATCTTCTTGTGCTGCCAGGTATCATGAGCCGCAAAAAACAGATCATTCCAAACCTGAAGGTTTGA
- a CDS encoding MaoC family dehydratase, whose product MLDNLPRGTICIEDIEMGMVRYVQKVVTDADIEMFSEVSTDRNPVHLDDDYANDTIFEGRIAHGMLTAGLVSAVIGEQLPGHGTIYMSQSLKFLAPVRPGDLVRAEVEVTGIEIDKRRVKLDCRCMVDGKKVLIGEAMVMAPSRKFD is encoded by the coding sequence ATGTTGGATAATTTGCCTCGCGGAACGATCTGCATTGAAGACATTGAAATGGGCATGGTGCGCTATGTTCAGAAGGTCGTCACAGATGCAGATATTGAAATGTTTTCTGAGGTCTCAACCGACCGGAACCCAGTGCACCTGGATGACGACTACGCCAACGATACGATCTTTGAAGGCCGCATCGCGCACGGCATGCTGACCGCTGGGCTTGTATCTGCGGTTATCGGTGAGCAACTGCCGGGGCACGGCACCATCTACATGAGCCAGTCTCTGAAGTTCCTTGCCCCAGTGCGCCCAGGTGATCTGGTGCGTGCAGAGGTTGAGGTCACAGGCATTGAAATCGACAAGCGTCGCGTGAAACTGGATTGCCGCTGCATGGTCGACGGTAAGAAGGTCTTGATCGGCGAAGCCATGGTTATGGCACCGTCGCGCAAGTTCGACTGA
- a CDS encoding GNAT family N-acetyltransferase: MSFTVAPTLTTERLRLRAFRREDFDDHAALWAHPTVVEHITGEPATPSEAWLRLMRAMGTWSMLGYGYWVVEDRYDQTFLGEVGVADFYRDMEPSIRGIPEAGWVLAPEAHGRGIATEAMQAVLAWVDEHLDVGKTVCILDEGYSASKNVALKLGYKDVTLTRFAGKPTLLMERPRAS; encoded by the coding sequence ATGTCTTTCACAGTCGCACCAACGCTCACCACCGAACGCCTGCGCCTACGCGCGTTTCGCCGTGAAGACTTCGACGATCATGCAGCCCTTTGGGCGCATCCGACTGTGGTTGAACACATCACGGGCGAACCGGCGACACCATCAGAGGCCTGGTTGCGTTTAATGCGCGCCATGGGAACATGGTCAATGCTGGGCTATGGCTATTGGGTCGTCGAAGACCGATACGATCAAACCTTCCTGGGCGAAGTTGGCGTGGCAGATTTTTACCGCGACATGGAACCCTCGATCCGGGGTATTCCCGAAGCGGGCTGGGTCCTTGCCCCGGAAGCTCATGGTCGTGGTATCGCAACCGAGGCGATGCAAGCTGTTTTGGCCTGGGTAGATGAACATCTCGACGTCGGAAAAACCGTGTGCATTTTGGATGAAGGCTACTCTGCCTCCAAAAATGTAGCGCTTAAGCTGGGGTACAAAGACGTCACACTTACACGTTTCGCCGGCAAACCAACACTCTTGATGGAACGCCCCAGAGCATCCTGA
- a CDS encoding co-chaperone GroES, protein MAFTPLHDRVLVRRTESEEKTAGGLIIPDSAKEKPSEGEIISVGEGARKDSGELIAPSVSAGDKVLFGKWSGTEITIDGEELLIMKESDIMGILS, encoded by the coding sequence ATGGCATTTACACCACTGCATGACCGCGTGCTGGTTCGTCGCACCGAAAGCGAAGAGAAAACAGCTGGCGGCCTGATCATTCCAGATTCCGCAAAAGAAAAGCCTTCTGAAGGCGAAATCATTTCCGTAGGCGAAGGCGCACGCAAAGACAGCGGCGAGCTGATCGCACCGTCTGTTTCCGCAGGCGACAAGGTTCTGTTCGGCAAATGGTCCGGCACTGAAATCACCATCGACGGTGAAGAGCTGCTGATCATGAAAGAGTCCGACATCATGGGCATCCTGTCCTAA
- a CDS encoding DMT family transporter, whose translation MRLIALTALTMVAFAANSVLNRMAIVDGGMDAFVFAVVRLLAGALLLAALMLWQRKSFEVSALRNPAGVVSLLVYLFGFSLAYRVLPSGVGALLLFGMVQVTMFGAAVLGREVIPMTRWAGTGFAFLGLCWMLWPQPGVQTPFLAMSAMLIAGIGWGVYSLAGRGAKDPVQATALNFIFAAPVGLVMLLILPVNTDAYTANGVALAILSGAVTSGLGYALWYRILPTLGATRAAVAQLTVPVIATLGGVAFLSEAVTLQFGISSILVLGGVGLAILRK comes from the coding sequence ATGCGTTTAATTGCACTGACAGCGCTGACCATGGTGGCCTTTGCGGCCAACTCGGTTCTCAATCGTATGGCGATTGTGGATGGCGGTATGGATGCGTTTGTGTTTGCTGTTGTTCGGCTGCTGGCAGGCGCCTTGCTGTTGGCGGCTTTGATGCTCTGGCAGCGCAAATCCTTTGAGGTCAGCGCATTGCGAAACCCAGCCGGAGTGGTGTCCCTGTTGGTTTATCTCTTTGGGTTCTCGCTGGCTTATCGTGTTTTGCCCTCCGGTGTCGGGGCGCTTTTGCTGTTTGGTATGGTGCAGGTCACAATGTTTGGAGCTGCGGTTTTGGGGCGTGAGGTCATCCCAATGACCCGCTGGGCTGGCACTGGCTTTGCCTTTCTGGGGCTTTGTTGGATGCTTTGGCCCCAGCCCGGTGTTCAGACGCCGTTCTTAGCGATGTCAGCTATGTTGATCGCGGGGATTGGTTGGGGTGTCTATTCGCTGGCAGGACGCGGGGCGAAAGATCCGGTGCAGGCCACGGCGCTGAATTTCATCTTTGCAGCCCCGGTTGGGCTCGTTATGCTGCTAATCCTGCCTGTAAATACAGATGCTTACACAGCGAATGGGGTAGCCTTGGCGATCCTTTCAGGGGCTGTGACATCAGGGCTTGGCTATGCGCTCTGGTACCGCATATTGCCGACCCTAGGCGCGACAAGGGCAGCCGTCGCGCAGCTTACTGTCCCGGTGATTGCAACATTGGGCGGCGTTGCTTTTTTGTCTGAGGCGGTCACTCTGCAGTTTGGAATTTCATCGATCCTTGTCCTCGGTGGTGTCGGTCTGGCCATACTGCGCAAATAG
- the katG gene encoding catalase/peroxidase HPI, which produces MDGNNSSGLGGCPVNHGGNTAMDKPVTKWWPNALNLDILHQHGARTNPMDAGYNHREAVKGLDYDGVKADVKALLSDGQDWWPADWGFYGGLMVRLAWHSAGSYRMQDGRGGAGSGNIRFAPLNSWPDNASLDKARRLLWPVKKKYGNALSWADLIILAGNMAYEAAGLKMFGFGFGREDIWGPETDVYWGSEKEWLAPSENRYDDLDDPSTLENPLSAVHMGLIYVNPEGVNGKPDPARTALHVRETFSRMAMNDEETAALTCGGHTIGKAHGAIAGDNIGVEPEAAGIENQGFGWDNPDHGGTASKSFTSGIEGAWTKEPTKFDMGYFDYLFNWEWELQKSPAGAWQWQPVNMPDSEKPTNAGDGTTPQNPIMTDADMAMKVDPIYNEICRRFIADPEYFKDTFARAWFKLTHRDMGPRANYYGPDVPAEDLIWQDPIPAGNTGYDVAALKAKIADSGLSSAELIATAWDSARTFRGSDKRGGANGARIRLAPQKDWAGNEPARLAKVLGVLEPLAADAGASVADTIVLAGNVGLEMAIKAGGQSVEVPFTSGRGDADDSQTDTDSFSVLEPLADGFRNWRKEAYAVSAEEMLLDRAQLMGLTAAEMTVLLGGMRGLGTNHGGSKHGVFTDSEGALTSDFFVNLTDMAYRWHPLDDGTYELRDRASGAVKWTATSADLVFGSNSILRAYAEVYAQDDNREKFVKDFVAAWTKVMEADRFDLLA; this is translated from the coding sequence ATGGACGGAAACAATTCATCAGGTCTCGGTGGATGCCCAGTCAATCATGGTGGGAATACCGCGATGGATAAACCGGTTACCAAGTGGTGGCCTAATGCGCTCAACCTAGACATCCTGCACCAGCATGGCGCGCGGACAAATCCGATGGATGCCGGCTACAATCATCGCGAAGCTGTAAAAGGCCTCGATTATGACGGGGTGAAAGCCGATGTGAAGGCGCTTTTGAGCGACGGCCAGGACTGGTGGCCGGCAGACTGGGGATTTTATGGTGGCCTTATGGTCCGCCTTGCCTGGCACTCCGCGGGTTCCTACCGGATGCAAGATGGCCGTGGTGGTGCGGGTTCCGGCAATATCCGCTTCGCGCCCCTGAACTCATGGCCAGATAACGCAAGCCTCGACAAAGCCCGCCGCCTGCTTTGGCCAGTGAAAAAGAAATACGGCAACGCGCTGTCTTGGGCTGACCTGATTATCCTAGCAGGCAATATGGCCTATGAAGCGGCGGGGCTGAAAATGTTTGGCTTCGGCTTTGGCCGTGAAGACATTTGGGGGCCGGAAACGGATGTTTATTGGGGTTCAGAGAAAGAATGGCTCGCGCCTTCTGAAAACCGCTACGACGATCTTGATGATCCTTCCACGCTCGAAAACCCGCTCTCTGCGGTGCATATGGGTCTGATCTATGTGAACCCAGAAGGCGTGAATGGTAAACCTGATCCGGCACGAACAGCGCTACATGTGCGCGAAACATTCTCTCGCATGGCGATGAATGATGAAGAAACAGCCGCCCTCACTTGTGGTGGCCACACCATCGGCAAGGCCCATGGTGCAATTGCGGGTGATAATATTGGTGTGGAACCGGAAGCTGCTGGCATCGAAAATCAGGGCTTTGGCTGGGATAACCCGGATCATGGCGGCACGGCGTCTAAATCGTTCACCTCTGGTATCGAGGGCGCTTGGACCAAAGAGCCCACTAAGTTTGACATGGGCTACTTTGACTATCTCTTCAATTGGGAATGGGAGTTGCAAAAGTCCCCTGCTGGCGCGTGGCAATGGCAGCCGGTGAATATGCCTGACAGCGAAAAGCCAACCAATGCCGGGGATGGCACAACACCTCAGAACCCGATCATGACCGATGCCGACATGGCGATGAAGGTTGACCCGATATACAACGAGATTTGCCGGCGCTTCATTGCGGACCCGGAGTATTTCAAAGACACCTTTGCCCGCGCTTGGTTCAAGCTGACCCACCGCGATATGGGGCCACGTGCCAACTATTACGGGCCTGATGTGCCTGCAGAAGATCTCATCTGGCAGGATCCAATCCCGGCAGGCAACACAGGCTATGATGTTGCCGCGCTCAAGGCGAAAATCGCAGACAGCGGCCTAAGCTCTGCAGAGTTGATCGCAACCGCATGGGACAGCGCACGGACATTCCGTGGCTCTGACAAACGTGGTGGTGCAAATGGCGCCCGTATTCGTCTGGCTCCTCAAAAAGACTGGGCAGGCAACGAGCCTGCGCGTCTTGCGAAGGTTCTGGGTGTTCTGGAACCGCTCGCAGCTGATGCAGGTGCTTCCGTCGCTGACACCATCGTTCTTGCAGGCAATGTCGGTCTGGAGATGGCAATCAAAGCGGGCGGTCAATCCGTCGAAGTGCCATTCACATCAGGTCGCGGCGATGCGGACGACAGCCAAACCGATACCGATAGTTTCAGCGTGCTAGAACCCCTCGCAGATGGTTTCCGCAACTGGCGGAAGGAAGCCTATGCGGTCTCAGCTGAAGAGATGTTGCTGGATCGCGCGCAGCTGATGGGGCTGACAGCGGCAGAAATGACCGTGCTTCTGGGCGGTATGCGTGGCCTTGGCACCAACCATGGTGGCAGCAAACACGGTGTCTTCACTGACAGTGAGGGCGCTTTGACCTCGGACTTCTTCGTCAATCTGACCGACATGGCCTATCGCTGGCACCCGCTGGATGACGGCACCTATGAGCTGCGCGACCGTGCAAGCGGTGCGGTCAAATGGACCGCTACTAGTGCCGATCTGGTCTTTGGATCCAACTCCATCCTACGTGCTTATGCTGAGGTCTATGCACAGGACGACAACCGCGAGAAATTTGTGAAAGATTTTGTCGCCGCCTGGACCAAGGTCATGGAAGCAGATCGCTTTGATCTATTGGCATAA
- a CDS encoding helix-turn-helix domain-containing protein: MENRLLADAFEILKRTLRARGMTYAMVGEALGLSEVSVKRMFAQRDCKMSRLFELCDLLDLPPEEVLQRARRTQAAAAYLPRETEAALAADASLFHFFILLREDFPAREIAKIYGLTPLDVDHYGRSLELMGLAELMPEGQIRLKVPQPIKFRPFGPLHPHVKRISQQFVLDTIDKANDEDLAFTTMGRRMLPDTVRQVVKEMAEFQSHIANLARQDQMIASDKELVSFKWTAAMGVLSYPELLEIQSVKRPAAVAS, from the coding sequence ATGGAAAACAGATTGCTTGCAGATGCGTTTGAGATTTTGAAGCGCACATTACGTGCGCGGGGTATGACCTATGCCATGGTCGGTGAGGCGCTGGGCCTCTCTGAAGTTTCCGTCAAACGCATGTTTGCGCAGCGTGATTGCAAGATGTCCCGATTGTTTGAGCTTTGCGATTTGTTGGATTTACCGCCTGAGGAAGTGTTGCAACGTGCACGGCGGACTCAAGCAGCTGCAGCCTACTTACCGCGTGAAACCGAGGCGGCGCTGGCGGCTGACGCTTCGTTATTTCACTTCTTCATTCTGTTACGAGAAGATTTCCCTGCGCGCGAGATCGCAAAGATCTATGGGCTCACGCCACTTGATGTTGATCACTATGGCCGTTCATTGGAATTGATGGGCCTTGCGGAGTTGATGCCGGAAGGGCAAATCCGACTGAAAGTACCGCAGCCGATTAAATTCCGACCATTCGGGCCGCTTCACCCGCACGTCAAACGGATCAGCCAGCAATTCGTATTAGATACAATCGACAAGGCAAATGATGAGGATCTTGCGTTCACAACCATGGGGCGGCGGATGTTGCCTGACACGGTGCGGCAAGTCGTGAAGGAGATGGCGGAGTTCCAATCCCATATTGCCAACCTTGCTCGACAGGACCAGATGATCGCCTCTGACAAGGAGCTTGTCTCGTTTAAATGGACAGCCGCCATGGGCGTATTAAGCTATCCAGAGCTCTTGGAAATTCAATCTGTCAAACGACCCGCAGCGGTCGCTTCTTAA
- a CDS encoding TIGR01459 family HAD-type hydrolase has product MTQIIEHLSEISDNYDALFVDLWGCMHNGVEAFPSAVKAMQDYRARGGTVVLVTNSPKPRAGVADQLGQFGVPEDAYDTIATSGDSARSAMFRGVVGEKVYFMGEWQRDEGFFEPLNLLENPVNIERVPLAEAEGIVCCGPFDTLADPDVNRADFLFAKTKGMKLLCANPDIVVDRGEVREWCAGALAKLYTEMGGESLYFGKPHPPIYDLARRRLAELGKDVPDSRILAIGDGVLTDIKGAMGEDIDSLFISGGLAAAETKTSHQPDPELLSTYLKTEKSNPTYTIGHLR; this is encoded by the coding sequence ATGACACAAATCATCGAACACCTTTCCGAAATCTCCGACAACTACGATGCGCTGTTCGTGGATCTTTGGGGCTGCATGCACAATGGCGTCGAAGCCTTTCCAAGTGCTGTGAAAGCCATGCAGGATTACCGGGCGCGGGGTGGGACTGTTGTTCTGGTTACGAACTCCCCAAAACCGCGTGCGGGGGTTGCTGATCAGCTCGGTCAATTCGGCGTTCCTGAGGATGCCTATGACACGATTGCCACTTCGGGCGATTCCGCGAGGTCTGCCATGTTTCGTGGCGTCGTTGGTGAAAAAGTCTATTTCATGGGCGAATGGCAGCGCGATGAAGGTTTCTTTGAACCACTGAACCTGCTTGAGAACCCAGTGAATATCGAACGTGTCCCGCTTGCCGAGGCAGAAGGTATCGTTTGCTGCGGCCCGTTTGATACCTTGGCGGATCCAGACGTGAACCGCGCCGATTTCCTATTTGCCAAAACCAAAGGCATGAAATTGCTCTGCGCAAACCCCGACATCGTGGTCGACCGCGGTGAGGTACGAGAGTGGTGCGCGGGTGCTCTGGCGAAGCTCTATACAGAGATGGGCGGCGAGAGCCTTTACTTCGGCAAACCTCACCCGCCGATCTACGATCTAGCGCGTCGACGTCTGGCGGAGCTGGGCAAAGACGTGCCTGACAGCCGTATTCTGGCCATCGGAGACGGAGTTCTGACCGACATCAAAGGCGCCATGGGAGAGGACATTGATTCCCTCTTTATCTCTGGTGGTCTTGCGGCTGCAGAAACAAAAACATCACATCAGCCAGACCCAGAATTGCTAAGCACTTACTTGAAAACAGAAAAATCAAATCCAACCTATACAATTGGTCACCTACGCTGA